The DNA segment AAGTGCTTGCGTAACAGACCGGCAACGGTGCGCTTGACCTGGATCAGGGCCTTGCGGGCCACATCGGCCATAATCAGGGTCTGGTCATCAATTTCAGCTATGGGCTTCTGCTCCAGAACCCGCAAGATAGAGGCCGCTGGATACTGTCCAAGCTGAGGATCAACCGGCCCCAGTACGGCGTTTGGATCCATCACGATTTCATCGGCAGCCAACGCAATCAGGGTTCCGCCAGACATTGCATAGTGGGGCACAAATACCGTAACCCTGGCCGGGTGCTTCAAGAGGGCCTCGGCGATCTGCTCCGCGGCCAGCACCAGCCCACCAGGGGTATGTAGGATAAGGTCAATGGGCACACTTTGGTCGGTCATACGGATGGCCCGTAAGACCTGCTCGGAGTCGTCGATGTCGATGTAGCGGGCAAATGGAATGCCCAGGAAGGAAAAGCCCTCCTGGCGGTGAATCAGGGTAATGACCCGGCTTTTTCGTTTGCGCTCGAGGTCGGTAATTCGACGGGCGCGAGCAGCCAGCAGCATTTGCTGGTTAAAGTAAGGGCTCAGGGTCGAGAGAATAAAAAACAGCCAGAACAACTGAAAAAAGATTTCCACAGGCCTCCTTGTTAGCGAAAATAATACCAGTTTTCCCAAAACGGGGTAGTCTGATACTTGCGCCGTGGTCGCAT comes from the Meiothermus cerbereus DSM 11376 genome and includes:
- a CDS encoding SDH family Clp fold serine proteinase → MEIFFQLFWLFFILSTLSPYFNQQMLLAARARRITDLERKRKSRVITLIHRQEGFSFLGIPFARYIDIDDSEQVLRAIRMTDQSVPIDLILHTPGGLVLAAEQIAEALLKHPARVTVFVPHYAMSGGTLIALAADEIVMDPNAVLGPVDPQLGQYPAASILRVLEQKPIAEIDDQTLIMADVARKALIQVKRTVAGLLRKHFDEQKSEELAQLLSQGTWTHDYPISVEEARNMGLRVSTEMPTEVYELMGMYPQPRGGKPSVQYVPLPYGREEPGPRPR